GCGCCCGAGGCCGAGCTGCTGAAGCCGCGGCTGGTGACGCCCGCCGATCTGCCGCAGGAACTGGCCGAGGCCTGGCCGGAGCTGGCCGCCCCCCATGCGCTGCTCTGCCCGCTAGCCGATCGCGAGGGCCAGGTGCGCGGCTGGCTGTGGCTGGCCCGCGATACCGGTTTCGCCCCCGCCGATCAGGTGCTGGCCGCCCAGCTGGCCGATGCCTATGCCCATGCCTGGCTGGCGCTGGCCGGCCGCGGTGCCGGTCGGCGGCGGCTGCCGCGGCCGCGCTGGCTGGTGCTGGGGCTGGTGGCGGCCGCCGTTGCCGCCGGCTTCATTCCGGTGCCGCAAAGCGTGCTGGCGCCGGCCGAGGTGTCGGCCAGCGATCCGGCGACCGTCGCCTCGCCGCTGGACGGGGTGGTGCAGGCGATCGAGGTGCAGCCCAACCAGCGGGTCGAGGCCGGCGACCTGCTGCTGACGCTTGATCCGACCAATCTTCAGGCCGAGGTGGCGGTGGCACGGCGCACGCTGGAAATCGCCGAGGCCGAACTGCGCCGCGCGCGCCAGGGTGCCTTCAACGACCGCGATGCCGGCGCACAGATCGCCCTGCTGGAAGCCCGCGCCCGGCTGCGCCAGGCGGAGCTGGAGTATGCCGAACAGCGCCTGGCCAGGGTGGAGGTGCGTGCCGAACGCCCGGGCATCGTGCTGTTCACCCGCGCCGACGACTGGATCGGCCGGCCGGTGCAGACCGGCCAGCGGATCATGACCATCGCCGATCCGTCCCGGGCCGAGATCCGCGTGGAACTGCCGGTGGGCGAGGCGATCCGGCTGGAGCCGGGCGCGCCGGTGCAGCTGTTCCTGGATGCCCGGCCGCTGGAGCCGGTGGCCGGGCGGATGACCAGCCTGAGCTATACGGCTGAGCAGACCCCGGGCGGCATTCTGGCCTATGAGCTGAAGGCCCGGCTGGACCAGCCGGCGGGGGAGGCCCTGCCCAGGGTGGGGCTGCGCGGCACCGCCAAGGTCTATGGCGCGGATGTGCCGCTGGCCTTCTATCTGTTCCGCAGGCCGCTGGCGGCGCTGCGCCAGCATACCGGGTTCTAGGCCATGGTCGCATCCGTTCAGGGCAGCGCGCCGGGGGGGCCGACCATCTCGTTCGGGGGCGGCGCGGGCGGCCAGCAGCAGGCCAAGCCGGTACCGCGGCTGCGCGAGGATCTGAAACTGCTGCCGGGCCCCACCGATCTGGACGGCAGCCCCAGCTGGACGATCCTGGATCCGGCGCGCGGGCGCTATTACAGCCTGTCGCCCCAGGCGGTGGCGCTGCTGGGCGCCTGGGATCAGGGCATGCCCGACAGGGTTCTGGCCCGGGCCATGGCCGCCTCTCGCCTGCCGCTGGAGCTGAGCGATGTGGACGAGCTGGCCCGTTTCCTGATCGCCAACAATCTGGTCGCGGGCGACGAGCCGGGGATGAGCGGCAGCTATCTTCGCCAGCGCAAGGCCGCGAAGCGCAGCGCCTTTTCCTGGATGCTGCACAATTATCTGTTCGTGCGCGTGCCGCTGGTCCGCCCCGATATGTGGCTGGACGGGCTGACGCCGCTTGGCCGGATGATGTTCTCCAAAGGGGCGGGGCTTACCCTGCTCACTCTGGTCGCCGTCGCGCTTTATCTGGTCGGGCGGCAGTGGGATGTGTTCCTGCACACCTTCACCAGCTTCCTGACGCTTGAAGGGGCGGTGTGGTTCGGCCTGGCGATGGTCGTGGCCAAGGTGCTGCACGAAATGGGCCACGCCCTGGCCGCCAAGCGCTTCGGCTGCCGGGTGCATTCCATGGGCGTCGCCCTGCTGGTGATGATGCCGGTGCTTTATACCGATGTCAGCGACGCCT
This genomic window from Tistrella mobilis contains:
- a CDS encoding efflux RND transporter periplasmic adaptor subunit, producing MNADPRPQPPKIDLQKLAAAAAKPGASAAGGVAAGGAAADPARGRSAILFSIMLSLERAARRAPDVQSLRYVIVNETRRLLPYRQAALAEGAIRPKPVALSDVPGVERTAPYVTWLERVLGHLAAAHRDQVKALKAAPAPAPAAQPLAGAAPAPAPEAELLKPRLVTPADLPQELAEAWPELAAPHALLCPLADREGQVRGWLWLARDTGFAPADQVLAAQLADAYAHAWLALAGRGAGRRRLPRPRWLVLGLVAAAVAAGFIPVPQSVLAPAEVSASDPATVASPLDGVVQAIEVQPNQRVEAGDLLLTLDPTNLQAEVAVARRTLEIAEAELRRARQGAFNDRDAGAQIALLEARARLRQAELEYAEQRLARVEVRAERPGIVLFTRADDWIGRPVQTGQRIMTIADPSRAEIRVELPVGEAIRLEPGAPVQLFLDARPLEPVAGRMTSLSYTAEQTPGGILAYELKARLDQPAGEALPRVGLRGTAKVYGADVPLAFYLFRRPLAALRQHTGF